In Gaiellales bacterium, the genomic window TTGAACGCCCGCATTCCCTCGCGGGCGATCGTCTCGTGATCCTGGTGGATGTCGCCCAGCGACGGCATCAGCACGAGCTCCGGCGCGATGTCGCTGTTGGCCGCGACCAGGATCTCGAGGATCTCCTGGCGCACCGTCGGGAAGGTGCGCACCTCGAAGTCGTGGATCGTGACGCGCTCCGCGGGCAGCCCCAGCGCCGTGGTCGCCGCCCGCGCCTCGTGGACGAGCGTGTCGGAGGGGAAGCCGTCCGGGAGCGAGCGTGACGCGGACGAGAACGCGTGGTAGTGCACCTCGGCGCCCGCCTCGACCAGGCGGGCGATCGTGCCGCCGCAGCCGAACTCCCCGTCGTCGGTGTGCGGCGCCAGCACGAGCGTCCGGCGCCCGGGCGCGATCACGCGCCGGCCTCGCGGGAACTCGGTGGCTGCAGGAAGGACATGGATGCGATCAGGGCTGTGAGGATCCAGGAGGCCGGATCCTCGAAGTACGCATTGTAAAAGAGCGAGCTGGCCAGCATGGCGGCGAGTGCCGCGGCGAGCACGACCCGCACGTCGCGATCCGGCCCGGCCCGCACGGCCGCCCAGCCCACCGACGCGGCCAGTGCCAGGTATGCGGCCAGGCCGAGCGGCCCGAGCTCCGCCAGCACGGTGACCGGCGTCGTGTGCGAGGCCGCACTCTTCGTGCGACCGGGGTGCGCCGTGCCGGCGAGGGCGGCCCGCGCGAACCCGCCCAGACCCGCGCCGCCGAGGGGGTGGTGCCGGATCACGCGCCACCCGTCCTCGACCAGCCGGGAGCGGCCGCTCGTCACCTGCCGCGCCGATCCGCCGTGCGACGAGACGACCAGCCCGGCCACGCCGATGACCACGACCGTCAGCGCCATAGCCGCCACCAGCCGCCGCGGCCAGAACGTCGCGCCGAGCACCGCCGCTCCGGCCGCCAGCGCGAGCAGGCTCGACTGGGAGTAGGCCAGATACTGGGCCGCGAAGAGCGCCGCGACGACCGCCACCAGCGGGACGGTCAGCCGGCGGTACACGAGCACCCCGAGCAGCAGGACGATCGTCACGGCCATGAACCGTCCGTAGATGCTCGCGTCATAGAACAGCGAGTTGACGCGGAAGAACGACCCGTACTCGTTCCCCACCATGATCTTGTGGTTCCAGAACAGGTGGCGGGTCTCGTGCTGCCAGATCGCGACTGCGCCGAAGACCAAGCCGAGGAGCACCTGCACGCCGAGCATCAGCCGCAGCTGCGGCATCGAGGGCCGCATGGCCGCAAGGCGGCTGAGCAGGAAGCCGAACGGCAGGTAGAAGAACAGCATCTCGACCCCGCCCTGGCGTGTGTCCGCGCTCCACAGGAGCGAGAGCCCGCCCCAGCCGGCCAGTGCGGCGAGCGCCCAGCCGGCCGGCCCGAGCGCCGGTGGCCGCTCCGCCCCTCTCACCAGCTGGTATGCGGACACGGTGGCCATGGCCAGGATCACCCCGTACAGCGGGACGAGCAGGTTGGCCTGCTCGCCGCCCGCGTGCAGC contains:
- a CDS encoding PIG-L deacetylase family protein codes for the protein MIAPGRRTLVLAPHTDDGEFGCGGTIARLVEAGAEVHYHAFSSASRSLPDGFPSDTLVHEARAATTALGLPAERVTIHDFEVRTFPTVRQEILEILVAANSDIAPELVLMPSLGDIHQDHETIAREGMRAFKRTTLLGYEIPWNCFAFRRDAYVALEPHHLEAKVQALANYRSQQHRNYANEEYIRNLARTHGIESGRELAEVFEVYRWIL
- a CDS encoding O-antigen ligase family protein, whose translation is MNGTEIGSIIGAAGLAGLLVLQDRRMRTAAFAAWAVGAAILAGDLLHSPIATLRVEATDRPALAVAAAAAGLAALAAGAVIAHRFPTLTLLAVVAAAPARIPLHAGGEQANLLVPLYGVILAMATVSAYQLVRGAERPPALGPAGWALAALAGWGGLSLLWSADTRQGGVEMLFFYLPFGFLLSRLAAMRPSMPQLRLMLGVQVLLGLVFGAVAIWQHETRHLFWNHKIMVGNEYGSFFRVNSLFYDASIYGRFMAVTIVLLLGVLVYRRLTVPLVAVVAALFAAQYLAYSQSSLLALAAGAAVLGATFWPRRLVAAMALTVVVIGVAGLVVSSHGGSARQVTSGRSRLVEDGWRVIRHHPLGGAGLGGFARAALAGTAHPGRTKSAASHTTPVTVLAELGPLGLAAYLALAASVGWAAVRAGPDRDVRVVLAAALAAMLASSLFYNAYFEDPASWILTALIASMSFLQPPSSREAGA